The Halobacillus sp. Marseille-Q1614 genome has a window encoding:
- a CDS encoding pilin, with product MPIIEGLERLLDDIAGWALMLIVPFLIVQAVIIGFKLSGTDDPHETRSIKSKAVKVLIGAAVIGTAPWIGSQLMSYF from the coding sequence ATGCCAATTATTGAAGGTTTGGAAAGGTTACTTGATGACATTGCAGGTTGGGCTCTTATGCTGATTGTTCCATTCTTGATCGTCCAGGCGGTCATCATCGGTTTCAAATTATCTGGAACGGATGATCCACACGAAACAAGGAGCATTAAGTCAAAAGCAGTCAAAGTTTTAATCGGTGCTGCTGTTATTGGAACTGCGCCTTGGATCGGCTCTCAGCTAATGAGCTACTTCTAA